ATTGCCTACATTCGGAAGGAAAGGCAGCATACCTTcactagccaccgtgcttctacacctgcattgcttgctgtttggggttttaggctgggtttctgtacagcactttgagatatcagctgatgtacgaagggctatataaatacatttgatttgatttgatgtgtaatTTGGGCATGCCGTGCTGCAAATACCAATGACCTTTTATGTCTTGAATCTTGCCTTGGAGGCAGAATTTAGCGATATCTGATAGATGAGCCAGCTACAAAGTCAAAAATCGGCTATATCATCAAACATTCAGAAAAATACGAGTTCGCAGTGTAgtgagggttaaggttgggtttaAAATAAGATCGGATTACGTGTCGGCTGTGCCATCTAGTGagcactctgcagagctgcctccagggaAAGATTCATCCCAACCAATGTCCATCTAGTGagcactctgcagagctgcctccagggaAAGATTCATCCCAACCTATGTCCATCTAGTGagcactctgcagagctgcctccagggaAAGATTCATCCCAACCAATGTCCATCTAGTGagcactctgcagagctgcctccagggaAAGATTCATCCCAACCTATGTCCATCTAGTGagcactctgcagagctgccaaCAGGGAAAGATTCATCCCAACCTATGTCCATCTAGTGAGCACTCTGCATAGCTGCCTCCAGGGAAAGATTCATCCCAACCAATGTCCATCTAGTGagcactctgcagagctgccaaCAGGGAAAGATTCATCCCAACCAATGTCCAGCGGAAGCAGACATTTCTCATTTTATGATGCTTTTATCACCACAAGCATTGGCTtctagtcacagacagacagagatgtagaGGGACTATACACGTTCACAGACAGACCGAGATATAGAGGGACTCTACACATGcacagacagagatatagagggaccGTGCAcgtgctcagacagacagagatatagagggactGTGCACGTGcacagacagagatatagagggaccGTGCACGTgcacagacagatatagagggacCGTGCAcgtgctcagacagacagagatatagagggaccGTGCACGTGcacagacagagatatagagggactCTACacgtgtacagacagacagagatatagagggaccGTGCAcgtgctcagacagacagagatatagagggaccGTGCAcgtgctcagacagacagagatatagaggggctCTACATGTGCAGACAGAGCACATGTCCCTTTGTGTCCAGTCTCCAAAGGGCCTTTTTGGGTGGTGGTGTaattttgaaatatattttttgtaatttgtaagtcgctctggataagagcgtctgctaaatgacttaaatgtaaatgtaattattgtTTGGAACCACCACTGCCCGTAATTCCTCGGCAAGTTCCCCCGACGGACACGTTCTTCCTGGTTCATGGTTCATTCTTCATGGTTCATGGTTCATGGTTCCTGGTTCATGGTTCCTGGTTCATGGTTCATTCTTCATGGTTCATGGTTCATGATTCCTGGTTCATGGTttatggttcgggccccttagttccagtgaagggaaatcttaaccctACAGCATCCAACTACATTCTAGATAATTCTGTGCTTCCTACTTTATGGAAGGCCCTATCCTGTTTCAGCAAGACAAAGCCCCCGAGCACAcagcgaggtccatacaaaaatggtttgtcgagatccaCTGTATCAGCAAAACATTTACATAATGTACTGACAAatcatataaaaaaaaaaaaatcactctaacttgattgatctgcacagagccctgaccttaaccccatcgaacacctttgggatgaattggaacgccgactgcgagccagacctaatcgcccaacatcagtacccgacctcactactgctcttgtggctgaatggaagcaagtccccctgCAGCAAGTTTCCAACATcaagtggaaaaccttcccagaagagtggaggctgttatagcagcaatgttccatcatctagtggataaccttcccagaagagtggaggctgttatagcagcaatgttccaacatctagtggaaagccttcccagaagagtggaggctgttatagcagcactgttccaacatctagtggaaagccttcccagaagagtggaggctgttatagcagcactgttccaacatctagtggaaagccttcccagaagagtggaggctgttatagcagcactgttccaacatctagtggaaagccttcccagaagagtggagtctgttatagcagcaatgttccatcatctagtggaaagccttcccagaagagtggaggctgttatagcagcactgttccaacatctagtggaaagccttcccagaagagtggaggctgttatattaatgctgattttgaaatgagatgtttgatgagcaggtgatCCACATGCTTTATTTATATTATAACATATACACGacacatacagtaccttcaggAAGTGTTCATCCCACTGACTTATTCCATGTCTTACTACAGCCacattcaaaatggatgaaatctgtttttttgttctccGTCccatctacacactataccccataatgacaaagtgaacatgtttttttttgtgtgtgtgtgtgtttgacgtcGATGACTCtgactttactttcattaatctgatgatttatttatttcatccacTATCTATGTTTAattgtaacaattaactcattcaaaaatccaagatggcgtagcagtcaggcgTCTTTCTGTctttcgtcttgtcgtgtcccgtttATACAtatctttttatatattttttcttcacatatatatattttttcttttttctaaACCTTAACTTCAACATACTCTCCCGCCACCCGCCTCACCCAATaaggtatggatctgctattttctttactttagaACCAGAACCCCAACAGAAgcagccagctaactagctactagctagtagtcagcaaGCCACTGTTAGCGGTTATCAGCTAACCTTTAGTTTTTCAACAGACTCCTTCGTCGCGaagtcccctgaatgcccatctgctagccgcggcccgctagctgtctagagctgAAGTGGTCCATCAGCCAATTTCTTGGGCTTCTATACTATACGtattttgccaattggcttgGACCCTTTTACTACACAGACCCAGACGTAACCGCACGAGGGGGCTATAGACTCCTTCCGTCGCAACGTCCCTCTAAGGGCCTTctgccccggcccgctagctgtctgaatcgccgtgtctccagcccgTCCAGCTACTCACTGGACCTTTAGATCACTGGGCCCTTCTTCTTTGGACCCCTTTTACTGCCAACACGGAGCCCCCACGATCTATCAATATTGGTCTACTGACGTAATCCACCCGAGGCGGTTTCAACAGGCTCCTCCGTCGCAACGTCCCCTGAAGGCCCATCCGCTAGCCTGCTAGCcacggcctgctagctgtctgaatcgccgtgtctccagcccgTCCAGCTACTCACTGGACCTTTAGATCACtgggctacgcatgcctctccctaatgtcaatatgtcttgtccattatGGTTTTGGTTAGTGAGTATTGTATTATTTCACTATAGAGCCTcgagccctgctcaatatgcctcagCGAGCCctcttgtcccacctcccacacatgcggtgacctcacctggtttaattGATGTCTCTAGAGCCaatacctctctcatcgtcactcaatgcctaggtttacctcaactgtattcacatcctaccatacctttgtctgtacattatgcattGAATCTATTCTATCGCGCCCAGAAAcgtgctccttttactctctgttccgaacgtactaGACGACCACTTCTTATAGCCTTTATCCAAAccccctgctagctgtctgaatcgccgtgtctctaGCCAGCCTAACTACTCACTGGACTCATATtatatgatcactcggctacgtaccctcatcctactcctcctctgttcctctggtgatgtagaagttaatccaggtcctgcagtgcctagctccactcccattccccaggtgctctcatttgttgacttctgtaaccgtaaaagccttggtttcatgcatgttaacattagaagcctcctccctaagtgtgttttattcactgctttagtacactctgccaacccggatgtcctagctgtgtctgaatactggcttaggaaggccaccaaaaaccctgacatgtccatccctaactataacattttctgacaagatagaactgccaaagggggctgagttgcaatctactgcagagttctgtcttccTATCCAggtgtgcccaaacaatttgagcttctattttaaaatccacctttccagaaataagtctctcaccgttgccactaTAAAACCACCTTCTGCcctcagctgtgccctggacaccatatgtgaattgattgccccccatctacagtgccttgcgaaagtattcggcccccttgaactttgcgaccttttgccacatttcaggcttatccaggtgttagaatggccaagtcaaagtccagacctgaatccaatcgagaatctgtggaaagaactgaaaactgctgttcacaaatgctctccatccaacctcactgagcttgagctgttttgcaaggaggaatgggaaaaaatgtcagtctctctatgtgcaaaactgatagagacataccccaagcgacttaaagctgtaatcacagcaaaaggtggcgctacaaagtattaacttaagggggctgaataattttgcacgcccaaattttcagtttttgatttgttaaaaaagtttgaaatatccaataaatgtcgttccacttcatgattgtgtcccacttgttgttgattcttcacaaaaaaaatacagttttatatctttatgtttgaagcctgaaatgtggcaaaaggtcgcaaagttcaagggggccgaatactttcgcaaggcactgtatcttcagagctcgtgctgttaggtgacctaaattgggacatgtttaacaccctggccatcctacaatctgaGCTTGACGCACtcactcaatctcacacaaatgatcaatgaacctgtGGCTAGGAAAcaatgtcaccaccgataaagccacaataattgagaatttcaataagcatttttctacggctggccatgcttccaCTTGgccacccctaccctggtcaatagccctgtaccccccacagcaacttgcccaagcctcccacatttctccttcacccaaatccggATAGcttatgttctgaaagagctgcaaaatctggacacctacaaatcagcagggctagacaatcGGGACCCTCTCTTTCCCAAAATGATCacccaaaattgttgcaacccctattactagcctgttcaacctctccttcgtatcatctgagatccccaaggattggaaagctgccacggttatccccctcttcaaagggggtgacactctagacccaaactgctacagatctatatccatcctgccctgcctttctaaagtctttgaaagccaggttaataaacagatcaccgaccatttcgaatcccaccgtacctgctccgctgtgcaatctggtttctgagctggtcatgggtgtaccttaccttaaatgcaagtaaaactaaatgcatgctcttcaaccgatcactgcccacacctgcctGCCCGACTGGCATCACAACTctagacggttctgacttagaatatgtcgacaactacaaatacctaggtgtctggttggactgtaaactctccttccagtctcacatcaaacatctccaatccagaattaaatctagaattggcttcctactttgcaacaaagcatccttcactcatgctgccaaacataccctcataaaactgacgatcctcgacttcggcgatgtcatttacaaaatagcctccaatatccTACTCAATAaaatggatgcagtctatcaaagtgccatccgttttgtcaccaaaaccccatatactacccaccactgcgacctgtatgctctcgttggctggccctcactcttcaaccgatcactgcccgcggtggggaaaagagagagagggaggaaaagggacaCTTATTGTGGACACATTCTATAACTATTCTCCCATGAATCATATACTTTGCACATGAACCGCCGACCCATTTGGtgtaagaaatcatgaatgtatttacgtgTGAAAGGCCTTCATTCGTCGTTTATCACTTTAGGAACCGATCCTTCTTGGAAAAGGGTTTCCTGTGGGTGTAAGGCTCCGATTGTCCAcaagaggtcacaatgtcctCCTTCTTAGTTGTCTGGCCTCCATGGGTGTTCATTCCTCAGAACAGCTAATGATTGTCTGAGGTGAGCTTctcgcctcttcctcctcatGTAAGCATTCACGATTCGGACCACGATGGACATGAGCTGAAGCTCTTCGTCTCTCTGGTCTAAAGGAATGTAGGTTAATTTCCTAtacctgttcctggttctacattaaTTTCCTCACCTCGTGTTGAGGTTCAAAGCGTCAACCCTTCTAATAAATGTGCAGCTCTCCGCCTCATGTTTCCTGGTCTAAGGTTCATTTCGTTGGCAATGCTTTTCATGCATTCTCGTCAAAGGGGACggctccgtccgtccgtctgacATGCTGTCCGACCTCACTTGGGGCGCAGCTACTTACTTACGAACAGTTCATAGGAGatggatatatatatacctgATAAAATCACATTCCTATGTTAACGAAAATGCTTGAATCATTGTTCATATCCTATGCACAATGTATTGGATGGAAATTTGACAGATAAAGGGGTTTCCTTTCTAAGTTACAGTATTTCATCCATATAGTtattaatgacatcacaaaatgaaAAGCAATATTTTATTCATTTTCCTCATCTCCCCACTGACCATTCACCACATTCTTTATGTTAGAATTATTGTTCCATTATCCACTTTTTTAGACAAAGGGACATTCCTTGAGCCAATACTGGAGGGTAAAGAGAGCAAGTCTCCCTCACTTGTAATTTACGATAGGTGTGAACGGTCAACCATCcagctgctccccctctcccctcaggcctggtTACTGTCATCCCCCCAGTCATCAGACAGTATTGGCTGGTTTTCATGTTCAGTACACATCCGCTATTTTGTTCATTTGCATCATTGTTATTAAACTCTCCTTCTGCACCTGCTTCCCGACTTCCTGCGTAAAAGTGTCatcattaaaaataaaataaaaatcacatccctgagtcacctttggtagcaattacagctgtgagtctttctgggtacatttttaagagctttgcacatctggattgtacGATATTCACAcacaattttttaaaattttatttatgctctgtcaagttggttgttgatcattacaagacagctattttcaagtctggccatagattttcaagccgattgtCACAGCCGTTGAAAGaactggaccaaagcgcagctttGAGAGTAAATATTCATTTTATTTTGGATGACGCCgtcaaaaacaataaacaatacaaacaaccgtgaagcttacagggcaCAATGCctcaaacaaagttaactacccacaaagacaggtgggaaaaagggctgcctaagtatggttcccaatcagagacaacgatagacagctgtccctgattgagaaccctacccggccaaaacattgaaatacaagacatagaaaatagaacatagaatgcccaccccacatcacaccctgacctaaccaaatagagaaataaaatgcctctctaaggtcagggcatgacacagatttatgttcaaaatgtaactgggccactcaggaacattcactgttttcttggtaagcaactccagtgtatatttggccttgtgttttagtttaTTGTGCTGCTGAAAGGTGCACaacagtgtctgttggaaagcagactgaaccaggttttcctctctgATTTTTCCTGTGCtcagctctattctgtttcttttcatgctaacaaaactccctagtccttgccgatgacaatcaTTCCTAAAACATGATGCAGCCCCCCATCatccttgaaaatatgaagagtggcactcagtgatgtgttgtgttatataataatatatatataacataatataataataatataactgtcacgacttccgccgaggttggctctcctgcccgttcaggctgtgcccggcggtcgtcgtcaccgtcctattagccactaccgatcccttttcggttatctgttggttttgtctgattgttttcacctgtgtgttagttcattagtatctgtatataatgtaggttgtcccgcccttgttttgtgcgggattgtttgtttttgacatttcgtttcggctgtcggtgtttttgtgttttatttctccggtttgtctggttatttcctgttttggttattttcaccctgtttgtatttttgggttgtccgtgtctattggttgttcaccggagaataaacctttattcattatttgctctctgcgcctgattccacccaccttgactagtcgttacAATAACGCTTTgttttcaggacataaagttaatttctttgccacattttttgcagttttactttaatgccttattacaaacaggatgcatgttttgtaatatttgtattctgtacaggcttcctctttttcactctgtcacttaggttagtactgtggagtaactaggatgttgttgatccatcctcagttatctcctatcacagccattaaactctgttactggcctcgtggtgaaatccctgagctgtttccttcctctgcattgcttgctgtttggggttttaggctgggcttctgtacagcactttgagatatcagctgatgtaagaaggactttataaataaTTACTTTGACATTatagtgtattgtgtgtaggccagtgacacaaaatctcatcCATTTTAtatttaggctgtaacacaaaccccatatccacatcgacgggacagcagtgaagaaggtggaaagttttaagttcctcaatgtacatatcactgacaaactgaaatgatccacccacacagacagtgtggtgaagaaggcgcaacagcacctcttcaacctcaggaggctgaaagaatttagcttgtcacctaaaaccctcacaagctttaacagatgcacaattgagagcattctgtctcaccgcctggtacggcaactgcaccgcccacaacacaaagcacacagccaagacaatgcaggagtggcttcaggacaagtctctgaatgaccttgagtggcccagctagagcccatacttgaacccaattgaacatttctggagagacctaatAATAGCTGTGCaccaacgctccccatccaacctgacagagcttgagaggatcttgaAAGAAGAATGGCAgagactccccaaatacaggtgtccccagcttgtagcgtcatacccaagaagactcgaggctgtaatcgctgccaaaggtgtttcaacaaagtactaagaaGGGTCTGAaaacgttaaaaaaaaaaaaatgtctaaaatcctgttttgctttgtcattatggggtattgtgtgtagattgatgaggatttttatttaatttaatacattttagaataacgctTTAACATAACATagtgtggaaaatgtcaaggggtctgaaaactttccaaatgcactgtatatatactgtatatcatgtACATTTGACCTACGATCAATTCAATATCTGTAATGATGCCTGTCCTATCAAGTCAACCTCTTGTATGTGTCTAATATATTGCTTAATTGAATATAAAAACGTATATATAGTTGTATTTATGCACAATCATTTCTGCATATTCATTTAATATGCCTCTTACTAACGGTTTTGTGATTTTACTTCGTGGTTATGGTGAGTTTTATCAGAATCATTCTTTCATCTATTTTATCTCAGGGTTTAGTAAAACAGCACCATCTGGTGGTCAGAACTGTGTCTGCGGCGCTACTGTTTTTAGATCATTCAACTACTTGTTTATTACTACTTGACTAGCCTCATCGAGAACCAGCCGTGACAACGACGGGATTTTGGCGGCATGGCAACGAGCGACTACTACTTGACCGACCCAGAATAATTCAACTAGTTTCACTACTTGATGAGACACAGAAACTAGAGAGTATGAagcgttgttgttgttgttattgaataATTTTAATTTGCCATAATCTACAGAGTTTGTCTGCTAAATAAACATTACAATCCTCTGGACGAGATatctgttatgttgtgtgtgtcaataagtgtgtgagtgtgtgtcattttatttatttgatcttcaattaactaggcaagtcagttaagaacaaattgttattttacaatgacggcctacaccagccaaacccggacgacgctgagccaattgtgcgccaccctatgggactgccaatcacggccggatgtgatacagcctggattcaaaccaagtactgcagtgatgcctcttgcactgagatgtagtgtcttagaccactgatccACTCGGGGGCCCATATTGGgtcatgcagtgtgtgtgtgtgtgtgtcatgcagtgtgtgtgtgtttatcatgcagtgtgtgtgtgtgtgtgtcaagcagTGTCGTgtcatgcagtgtgtgtgtagcagagcgccctccgtgtgtgtgtgtatcatgcagtgtgtgtgtgtatcatgcaatgtgtgtgtgtatcatgcagtgtgtgtgtgtatcatgcagtgtgtgtgtgtgtatcatgcagtgtgtgtgtgtgtatcatgcagtgtgtgtgtgtatcatgcagtgtgtgtgtgtgtatcatgcagtgtgtgtgtgtgtatcatgcagtgtgtgtgtgtgtatcatgcagTGTGTGTGCAGCAGAGCGCCCTCAGTGTGTGTCTGAAGGACCTCATGCGATAGGCGTAGAGCAGCGGGTTAAGGGCAGAGTTGGCGTGGGACAGCAGTATGGCTGCCAGGGTGAGGGGCAGGGGCACGTGGCAGCGCGGGCACATCAACGTAACACAGTTCAGGAAGTGGAGAGGCAGCCAGCACAGCATAAACAGGAACAACACCAGGAACAGAGAGGTGGCCTTCCTCACCTCACGGCGCATACGCACCGCTCGCTTATACTCGCTGACGCCGGACCCACACCTGTCCTTCATTGGACCTCTGGACTCGGATTTGGATTCGCTGGCTACCACAGACCCAGAATCAGTTCTAACACAGCCACTAGCATGGCTAGTCATCTCCGCAGCATTTCCACTCCAACTCTCACCCTCTGACCATTTATTCCCAGCTCCTCCCCACACTGCTACCCCACTAACACCCCAAGCCTCAACCCTAGCCCTCTTTCCAGCCCCAGCCTCAACCCTAGTCGTCTTTCCAGCCCCAGCCTCAACCCTAGCCCTCTTTCCAACCCCAGCCTCAACCCTAGCCCTCTTTCCAGCCCCAGCCTCAACCCGAGTCGTCCTTCCAGCCCCAGCCTCAACCCTAGTCGTCTTTCCAGCCCCAGCCTCAACCCTAGCCCTCTTTCCAGCCCCAGCCTCAACCCTAGTCGTCCTTCCAGCCCCAGCCTCAACCCTAGTTGTCTTTCCAGCCCCAGCCTCAACCCTAGTTGTCTTTCCAGCTCCATCCTCAACCCTAGTCGTCTTTCCAGCCCCAGCCTCAACCCTAGTTGTCTTTCCAGCCCCATCCTCAACCCTAGTCGTCTTTCCAGCCCCAAACTCAACCCTAGTCCTCTTTCCAGCCCCAGCATCATCCTCTCTGCTCCCAGCCCCAGAATCCCTGGTATCAGGCCTGGCTggtccactctctccatccctggtATCAGGCCTGGCTggtccactctctccatccctggtATCAGGCCTGCCTggtccactctctccatccctggtATCAGGCCTGCCTggtccactctctccatccctggtATCAGGCCTGCCTggtccactctctccatccctggtATCAGGCCTGGCTggtccactctctccatccctggtATCAGGCCTGGCTggtccactctctccatccctggtATCAGGCCTGCCTggtccactctctccatccctggtATCAGGTCTGGCTggtccactctctccctccctggtatcaggtctggctggtccactctctccctccctggtatCAGGTCTGGCTGGTCCCCTCCCGGCAGCGATGCGTCTGAGCTGCTGTCGGACCGTGAGGAAGATGTGACCGTAGATGATAAACATGACCACCAGGGGAACCAGCACACAGCCCAAGAAGTTGAAGTAGACCATATAACTCAAATTGACCACACAGGTGAAGAGACAGGCCCTGAAGATAAAAAGTGAAGAGAttatacttttattttttaatttaatacAACATTTTTTAATAGAGATTAGTTAGCGTATAATTTAAATTTGAAAGTTCAAGTGAACCATATACTGGTGACAACCAGGTAGTTACAGATGGTACGATTAACATTTAAATCCAGATTTTAAGATGGAAAAATGTTAAACAATGTCATGTTATGATACGTACCCAGAAGGTGGCAGTGGTCCGTGCCAGCCCATCAGAGGGATGGAACCAGAGAATAGGGCCAGACACCAGGTGAGGATCAGGGCCAGCCGGGCGTTCCtgattgattttttatttttggggTAAAACAATTAGAATGGTTTAAATACCGTTTTAAAAGTACAAATGGAACCCAGAGGATGACACATGAAAGCGTAAAAACATTTATTTCCGATGTGGTCCTGGGTGTCGGCCAATGCAGGACATAACACATACATGGAAATACACAGGAAAACACATGGCTAGCAGCTAACTAGTCTACATTCACCTGGGTGGACTATGATCAGCAGCTAACTAGTCTACATTCACCTGGGTGGACTATGATCAGCAGCTAACTAGCCTCATTCACCTGGGTGGACTATGATCAGCAGCTAACTAGTCTACATTCACCTGGGTGGACTATGATCAGCAGCTAACTAGTCTACATCCACCTGGGTGGACTATGATCAGCAGCTAACTAGCCTCATTCACCTGGGTGGACTATGATCAGCAGCTAAC
Above is a genomic segment from Oncorhynchus gorbuscha isolate QuinsamMale2020 ecotype Even-year linkage group LG10, OgorEven_v1.0, whole genome shotgun sequence containing:
- the LOC124046766 gene encoding adenosine receptor A1-like yields the protein MTSHASGCVRTDSGSVVASESKSESRGPMKDRCGSGVSEYKRAVRMRREVRKATSLFLVLFLFMLCWLPLHFLNCVTLMCPRCHVPLPLTLAAILLSHANSALNPLLYAYRMRSFRHTLRALCCTHTA